A window of Ipomoea triloba cultivar NCNSP0323 chromosome 2, ASM357664v1 contains these coding sequences:
- the LOC116011385 gene encoding basic form of pathogenesis-related protein 1-like, translating to MEFSFLQVSIAIIALVAIAQPSFGQAACDSECIKGFIAAHNAARETVGAPPVKWNTTLADFAESYATKRSADCAAQHSQGPYGENIAMASAELSPADSVKLWMDEKKYYDQASNSCTGGECHHYTQVVWRDTTSIGCARATCKTGWMFVTCNYYPPGNYVGERPY from the coding sequence atggagTTTTCTTTTCTGCAGGTCTCTATTGCCATAATTGCCTTAGTCGCCATTGCCCAGCCATCTTTTGGACAGGCCGCCTGTGATTCTGAGTGCATTAAAGGGTTTATTGCTGCACATAACGCGGCCCGAGAAACGGTTGGCGCTCCACCGGTTAAGTGGAACACCACCTTAGCAGACTTCGCTGAATCCTATGCCACCAAGAGGTCTGCTGATTGTGCGGCGCAGCACTCACAAGGGCCATATGGAGAAAACATCGCAATGGCTTCTGCCGAATTGTCTCCGGCGGATTCCGTGAAGTTGTGGATGGATGAGAAGAAATACTATGACCAGGCGTCGAATTCTTGCACTGGCGGAGAGTGCCACCATTATACGCAGGTGGTTTGGCGTGACACCACGAGTATTGGCTGTGCTAGGGCTACGTGCAAAACTGGTTGGATGTTTGTCACCTGCAACTATTACCCTCCAGGCAACTATGTGGGCGAACGTCcatattaa